In the genome of Rhodoplanes sp. Z2-YC6860, one region contains:
- a CDS encoding carboxymuconolactone decarboxylase family protein, whose amino-acid sequence MSGLRIEYGKVAPGAVQGMYAANSYFDACGVSPLLRRHIELRVSQINGCGYCIWAHSRQLRELGETEERLAALERWRSASCFSDAERAALAWAELVTKISDGVPSDAAFAELRRHFDDRQIVDLTAIAANMNALNRIAISFRREAPAG is encoded by the coding sequence ATGAGCGGCCTTCGGATCGAATACGGAAAGGTGGCGCCCGGCGCCGTCCAGGGCATGTACGCCGCGAACTCCTATTTCGACGCCTGCGGCGTTTCCCCGCTGCTTCGCCGGCACATCGAATTGCGCGTGTCCCAGATCAATGGCTGCGGCTATTGCATCTGGGCCCATTCGCGGCAACTCAGGGAGCTCGGCGAAACGGAAGAGCGTCTTGCGGCCCTCGAGCGCTGGCGGTCTGCGTCATGTTTCAGCGACGCCGAACGAGCCGCACTCGCCTGGGCCGAACTCGTCACGAAGATTTCCGACGGTGTGCCGTCCGATGCGGCATTCGCGGAGCTCCGCCGCCATTTCGACGATCGCCAGATCGTCGACCTGACGGCGATCGCCGCGAACATGAACGCGCTGAACCGCATCGCGATCAGTTTCCGGCGCGAGGCGCCGGCGGGCTAG